A stretch of DNA from Scomber scombrus chromosome 9, fScoSco1.1, whole genome shotgun sequence:
atctacttaagtacagtagaCTAACgaagtacaaatactttgttacttcccacctctgctAATTTTTGGCAAATGATAGTTTGAAAACAAGGCACAGCTCCCACTGGAAAATAATCTGATGATGTACTGGAGTCACCGAAGACGCATTGCACGTCACTTCAGCgagaaatatgaatgaaatataaaatatatgaaatgaaatatataattatatccACAATTCAGTGTCCCCCATACCCATAATTCGTTACAACTTTGTCGTTTTTACCTATTTGTTTCGGGTTGCTTTCTCACCACCGGAACCGCACCAGAGTTGGTGTGAAAACGCCCTTAATCTCAAGATTCCCCTTTTTAGCAGCTTTAAGGTTAAAATTAAGGTTTAAATAATCTTATTCCACACTGTCTGGCAATAATACATATATGATATTCTTTATATTAGGATGctgtccaaaagtctgagaccactttcCCACTCAAGTGGATGGgaaagtggtctcagacttttggaccctTCTGTACATTTACTCTAAAATGTTCATGATTTGGCATAAATGCTTAAATTTCAAACTGACACTTTTGATAATATCCACTtgagtttaaaataaagtatgttTGGCTGTACAGCATAACTTCATACCGACAGTGTGATTTAagtgtttacatttaaaactgattttcCTTAACCAATTTTCTGTAATGGATTGGTTAACTTTAAGCTTTCGTTAAGCACCATTATCAGTTCAGAGTTTTCCCCTCGGACAACATGGTGTATCAAGTATCAAGAAAGCCAGTGGCCAAATTTCTATATAATTTGCTGAGGATACTCATTGTCTTTATGATGCGTATTGTGACCTGTTGACAGGCAAATATCAGACTCAGTAATAAGCAGTTTGCCATGATCATATTCAATGAGCCCTTTCCATTTTGGACTCTCCATGAGCTTTCCTCAGCTGCCCCCGGGGCCAAAATTACACTGTTGGACATAAGGTTTTTCATAATATAACATCCATATTTCATTTGCTGGTACTTATGGCAACCTAAAAgcaaaaaattgttttaagtTTGTTTAGTCTGACATTTCCATATTGTAGGTTAAGCAGAGCTTTAAGGCTGAAGTCATGTTCTTTATACTGATTCATCTTTGCGGATTTGATTACTTGAGACAAGAAGCTGGCTTTTTGCTAGTCAAGTTTGTGGTGAGTCATCTTTGCTCtgtgggatttttttattttctcccttGATaacctttgtctctctctgtcttccatATGATGTGTCCACAGCTCTGCACTAGATACAGTCCTTGGTATACCAGTGGCAGTGAAAAAGCTGTGTCGGCCTTTCCAGAACCAGACACATGCTAAACGTGCATACAGGGAGCTGGTGCTGCTAAAATGTGTCAACCACAAAAATGTAAGAATCTGATTTGATGTCGGTTATTTTTCCTACCTGCTACAGACATATAAAGCAGCAAATGTACAGTAGTGAGACTGCTCCTTAAAATCTGCCAGGTAGTAAAAACTGTTGGCAGTCGAATCAAAATGTAACTTCACATCTTCtcatgttttcctcttttgtttaaCTGATGTGTTTTGCAGTAGGAAGGTATATGACAAACACAAAGCactctgctaaaaaaaaaattcaaaaaatacaaatctggAAAAACAAGAGTAAGCTTGCATACAAATGTAATTTCTTGCAGAGTGAGAGATTTCAGACAATCCAACGTAATGCTTTGCCCTCAGTTGGCTCTCCACTGTGAAGTGGATGTAGATGGGAGAGTAACAGAGTGGACTaaaggcctctctctctctgtgcagatCATCCGTCTGATCAACGTGTTCACGCCTCAGAAGTCCCTGGAGGAATTCCAGGATCTGTGAGTGGCAGTCAagggttgtgtttttttgactgTGACAATCTACTCTGTGCTATCTTTTTCTGTGGGATTTAAAGATTTCAACTAAAGTGTGTTACCTCACATTAAGAATACTGTGCTTTCTTAGCATCCCTCTATTTAAAAACTCTGCTGCTCTGGGTTTCTTAAATATGCTCTATTAACTGAAATTgtttttcactactttttctccctcttctttgtGCCTGTTTTTCCCAATATCCATTTGTCTTCGCTTGTATCTATGACCAGACAATTgccatttactttttttccttcctcatcttTCAGATATCTGGTGATGGAGCTGATGGATGCCAGCCTGTGCCAAGTGATCCACATGGACCTGGACCATGAGAGAATGTCCTACCTGCTGTACCAGATCCTCTGTGGCATCAGGCACCTGCACTCTGTTGGCATCATCCATAGGGTAAGGATGGTGGATTGTGCTGAGCACTGAAGtagttaaaaatgattttatccACTGCAGAAATCTCTTAATAaaccatttaatttaataaagtaTTGATTCTTacacaaagtatttttttaagtcaaaacgTGGAATGTGAAATTTGAACTTTTAACTCAAGTCAGCAAGTAATTATCACTTCTTTTAATACTTGCTTGAGTAGTTTGGACTTTTGTGGTGGTATTTAACCCCTTCAGTCCTGCTGAGTCATTAGCAGGTTTTAAGACCATTGTGAGACTAAAAGACATTTATAATAGTAATTCAATGCACCAGTGCATGTGTTGAATTAAATACCTCTAGgtcaatgtgtttgtgttaatgtcTGCACGCTCCTATAGATTTTGCTGTTTCTATCCCCTCAGGACCTAAAACCCAGTAACATTGTGGTGAAGTCAGATTGCACTCTCAAGATCTTGGACTTTGGCCTGGCAAGAACAGCCTGCACTAACTTCATGATGACCCCCTATGTGGTGACCAGATACTACCGAGCCCCAGAAGTCATTCTGGGCATGAAGTATAAGGAGAATGGTAAGAGGGACAATTGAGCAGCAGTCCTAGTTGATAGATAGTAGATTTTATATCTCTAAAAATGTTGGAATGAGCTTAGAGGAATAGATGAAGGAATAATGTATCTCTACTAAGTTGTTATACAACACTGCTGTGTCCTAATGGAATtacttttaaatgcagtatTATCAAAGGTCTTGTCATCATATGATCTACTTCCATATGTTTATTAGAAGGACATGATAAAGCAGCAATGGTAAACAGCTGAGAAATAATACATGCTTTAACAAATACAagtgtatctctctctctgctgagaGCCCAGCACGTCCACAGTGGATCCTGACCTGTGCAAACTAACTTACCCACAAAGttttgtattaaatattaaatacctACAAGGAAGGAGTCTTATCAGGCCTTTCTGTAACCTGGTCAAACAGGAAAATGTTTTAACCCTGTCCCAGATAAAAGCAGTCACGATTCATAGTCTAACTgctaaaatgtttgatttatggtGTTTATGTAGATTTGACTGGAAGTGTTCTTAAGTGATCAGGATGCATTATTTGTGCTGAGAGCTTTTAGCTTCAACTGAAATACAGAGAAGAGATGAGTCAATGGTTATttgacacatatacacattgtACAACAGTcaactcagagagagagagagagagagagagagagaaagagagaaggagagggaaagaaaaacaaactacatCCTACTGTgctaaacacacactctcatagCAACAGCTGTGTAAACTGATAAGCAGAACTGAGGAGAAAGGCCTGGAAGGCTGCAAGTTGTTCACaagccagagagagaaaagaaagccaGCCTTAAGATGAATATGATGAAGGCAACAGGCCGTGGCACAGCTGGAgaatgcacaaaaatacaaagcaCTAGTGTTCTGCATTTCAGTGTTTGTCAATTGAATTTAAACTGTGGAGCATGTAGTGCAACTGTGTAGCTTCCATATGtcattttctttgcatttaGTGTGAATTGTATTATGTGGTTGATGTAatgcaatctttttttatataatatataatatatatgtgtgtgtgtgtgtgtgtgtgtgtgtgtgtgtgtgtgtgtgtgtgtgtgtgtgtgtgtgtgtgtgtgtgtgtgtgtgtgtgtgtgtgtgtgtgtgtgtgtgtgtgtgtgtgtgtgtgtgtgtgtgtgtgtgtgtgtgtgtgtgtgttctctgttcCCAGTGGACATCTGGTCAGTGGGGTGTATCATGGGAGAGATGGTAAAAGGCAGTGTCATCTTCCAAGGCACCGACCGTATCCTGCACCGCTCTCACTGTCTCCGTCTTCCCCCTACTTCCATCTACAATTTTCTTGTCTTATGGCTCTTGTATGTCTAGACGGGTCCTTGTCATGCCCTCTAAACATTACCTGCTGAATAGTACCACGCAAGATTTCCAGCAGACCCCAATTTGAACAGAGAGCTATTATATTAgcatattatgttttttaaccACCTTCAGTAATCAGTGGAACCGTTATTCAGATATCTTTATTACACTAAAGGGCATAGTTCACCCCAaaatcaaaaatacatatttttcatCTTGCCTGTAGTGCTATTTATCCATCTAGATTGTTGCAGAGAGTAGCCAAGTTTTGGAGATATTGGCTGTAGAGATGTAAGCCTTCTCTCAAATACAACAGAACTAGATAGTTACAGGGAATCaaattgaaattattttttttaacatcatttgCATTCATATCTGTCGTGTCTCTGTTGCTAATGGGTTTGGTTCCCTCTTCACTCACCAGCTCCTTTCAGTGGCACTGTCCATTTACACCTGAGTAGCAGCAGATGGATGCATCGACCCGTGCTATTCTTTACTTACCTTTTCATCTGGTGAAAGTAATAACTTTTTACTGCGGATGTAAGTCAGATGGCTTTTGATTGTGCATATCAGTACTTATTAAGCTCTTTTCAGCAATGAACTGTTTCaagatatatatttacatgGTATGTAATTTCACATATATGTCATTGGATTCCTCACCTTTTCATGTAGTTCTTTCATCTGCTTACATACTCACTCTACATAATGTAGCAGGGTTTTTCCATAACAAGCATCTTGTACAGACATTGACCAGTGGAATAAGGTGATTGAGGTTCTGGGCACGCCCAGTCTGGAGTTTATGAACCGTCTGATGGAGACCGTGAGGAACTATGTCATGAACAAGCCACAGTATCCGGGTGTCAGCTTTGCAGAGCTTTTCCCAGACTGGGCCTTTCCATCTGACTCAGAACATGACAAACTTAAAAGTAAGTGTGCTGGAAACTCAAATACACTTGGTTaactaaatgtaaatgcataATATAACTTATTTTAGAAGATTGTCAGATTATTTAGGTATTTAGATTTGATGTATAGATCACAGTAAAACAGAGGCGTTTGTCTGCAGTATATTGATTAAATGAGACATTACCTAACAAAATTACAGGGACGCAGAGGCTGAAACAGAGCCTCTGTATGACCAGTCCAGAGAATGACAATGCAGAGACAACGTTTTTCTATCATAATTTGTAGCATTTAGAGATCAAATCACCGAAACAAGAGAAACAAGTCTTAACATTACCAGAGATGTTACCCAGTGCCGTGAGAGGAAGTAATCATCTCCCATGAAGACCGCTTAAATGAAGTGATGTCATAGTCCCGTTTCCATAGTAACAGTTCCCTTCCTCTGTTGCCATAACAGCGGGTCAAGCCCGGGACCTGCTGTCCAAAATGCTGGTCATTGATCCTGAATGCCGCATCTCTGTAGAGGAAGCCCTCAACCATCCCTACATTCACGTGTGGTACGACCCTGCGGAGGCTGACGCGGTGAGGAGACTTTTCCACTCGAGGCGGTTCACTATTGTAACATCTTTATCATTTCAGTGATTCTGCATGACCTTTCTGGGATTTATGTATTTCTCTTTCTTGCGCAGCCTCCTCCCCAGATTTCAGATAAGCAGctggaagagagagagcacacCATTGAGCAGTGGAAAGGTAGGATACACTGCCCTCTAGGGAAACATCACAGCAGTGcagcttttatttcctttacattttaattatagtTTCATGCTGAGCACACCATTATGACACGTAGCATTGTGTATTTCTCTCAGAGCTCATTTATGAAGAGGTGATTGACTGGGAGGAGAGGAACAAGAATGGTCTAATGAAAGAAGATAGCTCAGGTATGTATATCTGCCATCTTCAGTCATTATCGGTTATATTGTGAAACAAATTAGTGGCATTTAAAGCCTTGAATTTAAGAGTAGTTTAATTAAGAATGtgccactttaaaaaaaagatgttatatatattatataaaaatatattagaaaatatattaaattcacTTAAATATGATCCAACTATTGCAACTATCTGAACTTTTCTTGTCTTGGCTCCTTCCACTCGTGTGCATGTCATGTATCAGATGTGGTGTCCGGCTCAGCCTCTCAGTCCTCCTCAGCCAATGACATCTCATCTATGTCCACGGAGCACACATTGGCCTCggacacagacagcagcagcatcgaCACACTGACGGGACCACTGGACGAGAGTCAGTGAACACAGTCCATGGCCACATGTGTCTGCCTGCCCCCTCCCCGTCCCCCCCATTTACAATATCCAAATATCAATCAACCAtcaccttcctttcttctgtttactccccatattttcattttttttgttctctgtattttccttctttcctctcaaCTTCAATGAATAGgtctatttttctattttcttttcatgtgtgATCTAATGGATCTTGTTGATCCTCTTCAACTTGTTTTGGACTGCATCCTAGAGGTCAAAGCTGTGCTATCTGTTGGGTCAAAGGTTTATCATTCTCTACTTTGTGGATATTGTTTAACTTgatcaaatataaatgatgtaTGCATCAATATTGGTTTTCAGGTTACCAGGAGTAGGTGGGGGATTGTTGTTTGTTCTGTATGCCTGTAatagttttaacagttttatttttttagggaATATTAAGTTGAGATGAGAGGTTATTTGTCATCAAATTTGAGCAGACACGCACTGAACATAGACCGCAGCTGTTCTAATGCATGTTACGCCAAAACGAACAAAGCTTAAAATAAGTTGATTGCACCAACTATCTGATATTCATCTGATGATCAAACACTAATCGAAAGTTTGATCGAGCCTTCAGCTAGCTAGCAGTATTGCAGATCTCGTCAGTGGTGCTTTCTGcaccaggttttttttatttttatttttttttttttttattaattggcTTGAGTGATATAGGTTTCAAGCTTTTACTCCTGACAGCATGGGGAAGCTGTGGTTGTAGTGTTACAGTTTTATTACCTgatttaatgtactgtatgtaaagatGTCATGATCTGACACCTATAGTGGCTGTTTCGTTACAAATAGGtaaggtgtgtttgttttcttaaaaaattgAACGTACCTGTAGAATTGTGTATTGCAATCACCCCCATTTTACATAAGGTACTGATTAATCAGTGTGTATATCAAAAGAACATTGTAATCCTTAAGATTTAGGAGAGGCAAAGACATACAtgtggtatttatttttctgttcttgCAAAATGTTGCACACAATCATGCTGAGGCCCATGAAAAATCAAGCCTCTTGTCGAAGCATTTCATTGACAAAACCAGTGCATGGGCTACTCCTTTTCTAAACCATTCCATTAGTACTGGAACGAAATCAGCCATGAATCAGACATCATGTAGAACACATGTAAAGgcagtaaaacacaaataatggTGTTTAACTTGCATGAAGGCATTAAAGATGCCATTAAGATACAGTAGTTCTTGTCATAAAGAGAGATCCGTTCAGGGCAgttcttttatttacagtaccTTGATATTCTCAGTTAAGGAAGCCTGTTTGagagatgttgttgttttttttcttgccttgtaagcctatatgtgtgtatgtattatcAAAATGTACTGTGTCTCCTTTTAAATTGTCCTTAAAGACAGCAGTCACCCCATTTTGTAAAGGCAAAGTCTATGGAGGAAGTCGACCCAACGACAAACAAATAGCAGATGTGTTGCGGTTAGAAATGAGGACGTGACTGTGGAGTCGTGAATCACAATCTGAACCCTGCAGCTCCAGATGGAAACTTAAAAGATGAAACAAACTGTGGAGCTGCTTTTTGCAGAACTAATTGCACAGTGTGATGGACATGCAGAAATATGACATTATGGAGTCACTGAGGACTAAAGCACCATGTTGTACACgatattttccttttaaaaaccaTGACCTTATTCTTTGAGTCATGCCTTAAATGACCTGAGGAGTGGCAATTTCACTCCCAAAAATCATATCAGATAAGGACTGAGCATTACAATGCTCAGaacatattgtgtgtttatcatgtttttaaaaaagctccATTGTAAGCACTGTACATCTTGCATTTTTGTTCCGTTTGCAATGACCAcaatatttcaacaatattatcaCTTGGCCAACATCTTTTGCCTGTACGCAGCTAATAAAGTGGACATCAGTGATtcactttctttcatttatgttttatatattttctgattgtttatGAAGAGGGAAAGACCTGTTCTGCCTAGATACAAACTACTCTACAAGGTATTTTGCCTTTATTCCTATTCCTATACTTTGCACACTCGCTGTTCATATCATCACACACCACACATATTCATTCTCAAAAGCTCTTGACGATGTACTCTGTCTTCTTTGCCTCACTGTTGAGTTCCCCAAAGGTGTCAAAGAACTGGTCCATGTCTTTCTGCAGCGCTGAATTGCGTATTTCTGCATCAGTGCGGGCCCTTTCAGACTCTGCAATCTTAGCCTGCACAGCCTGATACCAGTGTCGCTGCTGTGCGAGGTTGGTTTTCAACCGAGCAACCTCTACGTGCAGCTCCTCGTTTCTCTGCTCCAAGCTGAGGTTCAGGAcaagggggaggaaaggagaaaaacaagattttttaaattaggtGAATGTAAAAAGCATAAACTTGGTTGTGAACTTCTGCCAGTGGGTTAGAGTGAGAAAAGATAAGCAGTGGATTTGAATCTCATTtgattttggtgaattttattctCAACTTTCAAGGattaatatgaattattttGGATTATGATTGAAGATCTTTCCTTTGCTATTATGAACTTCTATGTTAAGCTAAATGAGCTGTAGTTTTCCTCTTGTCCTTGTCAGCCACTACCAATGTCTGACATTACACTGAGACTTGCTCTATCTATATCAGTAGTAAATAAGGTATGTGTTGTGTCTAGGTCAGCAGCATGGACCCTTAAATTAGCTCTCTTTCCAGTGCCATGAGCTTTTTTCTATAGGTCAAATGAATAggatttattttcaatttaaactCTACAAAATAGGGTTTTTATAACACACACGCAGTGTACCCATAGATATAGCATATCAGAGTAGTAAAAATATAGCTTTACAGTCTAAACTGGAAGCAAAAAAATCAGCATTGGTGAACCACAGTAGACAATCATTCTTTGACATCTTAATATAGTCAGTGTTTCCGACATGTTTACGTCATGGGAAACTTGAAGAGAATTTATTAACAGTTGTTGGTGCACTGTGAACTAAACAGGATATAAGGTGAAGCTTGGGGTCAAATGAGTGACCGGAGCAGCACAGCTGACTGGACACACACTTTCTGAGCCTGGGAACATTGTGCTTTTTCTCAATGGAAATACAGCAAGGGGCTAGAAAATGCTCATACTTAAGCCAGTGaagtgaaaatgtattgaagCCAAGAACGTAAGCCTGTGAAATTTAAGACATTCCCTTTTGTCTTTAACACTGTGTGCCTAATCTCTGTAACGTGTTTATGTGAGCTGTGTagtttgaaattgaaattgaaaacaaaacaaaatgaacattacCTGATTATTCGAGCCTCATACTCTTCCCTCTGTCTCATTATCTGCTGTTGGAGGCTGGTGAGGAGGCTGCGAAGTGCACTGGCAGAGGGGTCAGCAAGGGGTACGGGAGGGGGCACCCTAGGAGCCCAGGATGAATGCTCTTGGTGCTGGGCCTCAGCTTGAAGCCAAGGAGCTTGGCACCCAGTTTGGCATTGCTGAGGGGAACTTGTTGCAAGTTGTGGCTGAGGAGGCGACATCTTTTGAGAGAGCAGGGGATGCAGCATCGGGTCCCCCTGCTGAAATCCACAGGATCCTGAGTCCAGCTCAGGCTCCTGTTCATGCTCCTTTTCTTGGTCTGGATTCTGGTCCCGGTTGATGGAGCCACTTTCAGGGAGGATGATCTCACAGGAAGACCAAGGGCTCTTCTCTTCACTCACTCCCTCACCCTCAATCAATCCCTGGAGCTGCTCAGGGGCCCATGCTTGGTACATCTGTTCCTGTAGGTGCTCTGGGAAGTTTGTTTCTATGTCAAAGGCAGCCTGGAGGCTATCAGGGGTGACAGCATTAGGAAGGTTATCATAGAGAGACAGAGCACTCCGGTGTTCTTCACTCTGTGATGGGCTGGGGCTCTGGTTCAGATGAGCTCTGTCCTTTCCTCTACACTCTGCTCCCCAGCTACTCCCCtgctctccccctctctctcctcctcgtGCTCTGTTCATGCCTGGGCCCATCTCTGCTCCCCAGCACTGTCTTCCCAGGCTTTCTCTCCAGCTGCAGTAGCTGTGATCTGGCCAGGCGCCAGGCCCTCTTCCCCCACCAGCTAGTGTGGGAACCTCATCCACAACTGGAGCCAAACCAGGGTGAGGGCTGCAGGGGCCTGGGAATCTGGTTACAGCAGGGCACAGAACTCTACTCTCCATTTCCTTTTCCCTGGCCCTGCCTCGCTGGGCAAAAGGTGGGCAGTTGTCGTACAGGGGATCCGTGGAGCTGGAGTTGTCTGTGGTGGGGGTTTCAACAGGAAGACAGGGCAGCTCCATGATCTAAACAAGCACATGTGGGTGCTGAGAGCCTTAGATAACTGCCCTCCCCTCCTCTGGGACCCTTAGATTGTGGATTTGTGAGCGTGCTATGGAGCGTCCCTGGTGGTTATACTAAGAAAGACGTGATGTGTGGTGGGGAGAGGAAGGTGTAAGAGCCCTCCTCCCTTTTGGCTGGCTGTCTGCTGTGCCCCTGACACTGCTGCCCAACGGTAGTCAGGTTGTAGTGTGGGTGTAGCCGACAgggactatgtgtgtgtgtgtgtgtgtgtgtgtgtgtgtgtgtgtgtgtgtgtgtgtgtgtgtgtgtgtgtgtgtgtgtgtgtgtgtgtgtgtgtgtgtgtgtgtgtgtgtgtgtgtgtgtgtgtgtgtgtgtgtgtgtgtctttaagcAAGACTGATATCAGCTGTTACTTTAGCACAGCTTCTGAGGGAGGGACCAGGGTGTAATATAGTCTGGCTCATTCCTAAAGACAGTCACACATAACTGCAACCACAGAAATAGACGGTGGCCATGGGTACAAagtgtgaaacacacacaataaacccCATAATCTGCTATAAGCACAATATTCATGCATCGAAATCTGCCAAAGACACAAATGTATAaccaaaaatgtaaagatttgaTATGATTTGACTGAAGCCTGTTAAAGAAATGACACAGTTTTTAGATTGTACACTCATCTTGCCTGGCCTTACTTCAGCTGAGTCATTGAGTTCACCCTGTGGAATCTACTACTGAGCATTTATCTCATTTGTGAGAGCTGCTCTGCACCAAATCAGTGCTGCCATCAAGAGGAGCCTGGTGACAAATCACACTATCTCTCAGTCAACAGGAGAGAATTCTGGTTGATATTCtggaatgttttatttttcaggggTAGAGAAGAAAGACACAATGGTAGGAGGAGTTTGTCATTAGGaaaaggcagagagggagaaagggttaaaaaaaaaaaaactcaaactcttAACACAGGTCCCATACTCAATGAGTATTTAAACCACAAGGTGGAGCTACAGGCACATTTAAGGAGAGCTTTTACTTTAAATGGGCGGTGTACCTTGAAATCATtgaagacatttattttaaagacaagGATGCTGCTTTAGTGCTATCATATTTAgattaatatgatttattttgatcTTGAGATATTTTTTATCCATGCATTATTTTTACTTCTTAGTGCACTGAATCCAAATGGATGTGATTATTCAATCTGCTTTTCCTTACAGTTGATTTTTGCTCCATGTTTGAGGAGTAGAGGGAGTTAGTTGGTTTCTGAAGCTTCTTAGAGACCAGGTAAGGGCTACTGATCCACTATTAtctactgtactatactgtgcCATGGGGAAATCATTATCAAAGGCCCTTCCTCTTAATCAGAGGAAACATCAATGCACATCTCTGCGCGTTGTCCTTCAATTACCTCCAGTCAAATGGCTGGACAGAGTGCGAGTAAGTGACGtctttcaaactgttttttaacaGTGCTGCCAGTTTGTGATAAACCACTGGAAGCACTGTTTTACACTACCGATAACAAAGTGTTCCACAAGAGCCTTGGAGTGTCACTGCAATGCTTCATACATCAAGGATGCACCGCAAACTTCATTCCAGTCAGTTGTCCGTCAACACTGATAAAGCTCCACTCTTATCTGCCCTATGTAAATCATTCTGCGCCCTTCAAGGCTGCACAGACAGAATTTcaatgttttatctgtttgtaAACATACCCTGCGTTTCCTAAAGTCCTTCATGTGGCA
This window harbors:
- the mapk9 gene encoding mitogen-activated protein kinase 9 — protein: MSEAEGQFYSVQVGDSTFTVLKRYQQLRAIGSGAQGIVCSALDTVLGIPVAVKKLCRPFQNQTHAKRAYRELVLLKCVNHKNIIRLINVFTPQKSLEEFQDLYLVMELMDASLCQVIHMDLDHERMSYLLYQILCGIRHLHSVGIIHRDLKPSNIVVKSDCTLKILDFGLARTACTNFMMTPYVVTRYYRAPEVILGMKYKENVDIWSVGCIMGEMVKGSVIFQGTDHIDQWNKVIEVLGTPSLEFMNRLMETVRNYVMNKPQYPGVSFAELFPDWAFPSDSEHDKLKTGQARDLLSKMLVIDPECRISVEEALNHPYIHVWYDPAEADAPPPQISDKQLEEREHTIEQWKELIYEEVIDWEERNKNGLMKEDSSDVVSGSASQSSSANDISSMSTEHTLASDTDSSSIDTLTGPLDESQ
- the LOC133985610 gene encoding uncharacterized protein LOC133985610, producing the protein MTVDFRRTPQHCLLRLSILNSTVSTVESFRFLGSTISQDLKRERNIDTVIKKAQQSTYFLPQELLTQYYTTVIKSVLSSSITVFFGSATKLDRNRLQWTTRPAEKTIGSDLPNIQNLYAFRARKSHSRVLTSGHNPFHLLPSDPISHPRTVSHGDVGLANEASSPGTLCKLDVFQMCAHPHTHSVGLGANTIMELPCLPVETPTTDNSSSTDPLYDNCPPFAQRGRAREKEMESRVLCPAVTRFPGPCSPHPGLAPVVDEVPTLAGGGRGPGAWPDHSYCSWRESLGRQCWGAEMGPGMNRARGGERGGEQGSSWGAECRGKDRAHLNQSPSPSQSEEHRSALSLYDNLPNAVTPDSLQAAFDIETNFPEHLQEQMYQAWAPEQLQGLIEGEGVSEEKSPWSSCEIILPESGSINRDQNPDQEKEHEQEPELDSGSCGFQQGDPMLHPLLSQKMSPPQPQLATSSPQQCQTGCQAPWLQAEAQHQEHSSWAPRVPPPVPLADPSASALRSLLTSLQQQIMRQREEYEARIISLEQRNEELHVEVARLKTNLAQQRHWYQAVQAKIAESERARTDAEIRNSALQKDMDQFFDTFGELNSEAKKTEYIVKSF